The Clostridiaceae bacterium genome contains the following window.
CCTCTGAAGTTGCCAAGCTTGCTATAATTCTGTTCTTCTCACATAGCCTTTCAAAGAGGAAAGATAAACTTGATTCCTTCTTTAAGGGCCTTTTTCCTTATCTGGTGTTGTTAGGAATATTTGTTATTATATTAAGATATCAAAGGCATATGAGTGCAACTATAATTATTGTGTCCGTTGCATTTATTCTGTTATTCGGTGCAGGAGCTAAAATACGCCATTTCTTAATAATGGTAATTCCTGCAGTAGCCGGGATTGGAATAATAATATTTTTTACAGATTATATGAGAGACAGAATAGAAGCATACATTAACCCCTGGAGTGATCTTCAGGGAGCAGGATGGCAAGCTGTACAATCTTTGTATGCCATAGGCTCCGGAGGACTTTTTGGACGGGGTCTGGGCAGAAGTATGCAAAAATTCCTGTATTTACCTGAACCCCATAATGATTTTATTTTTTCTGTAATGGCCGAGGAGCTCGGTTTTATAGGAGTGCTGGCAGTACTGATGCTTTTTCTGATTTTTATATGGAGAGGAATAAGAGTGGCATTAAATGCGCCAGATATGTTTGGATGCCTGGTAGCTCTAGGTATTACTTCGCTGATAGCAGTACAGAGCTTGTTTAATGTTGCGGTTGTAACCGCATCAGTACCACCGACAGGAGTATCCTTGCCTTTCTTCAGTTCAGGAGGTACTTCACTTTTGTTGTTTTTATATGAAGTGGGAATTTTGCTTAATATATCCAGGTACTCTAATATTGAGAAGATTTGAGGTGTAGAAAATTGAATGTATTAATATCAGGAGGCGGAACAGCGGGACACATTAATCCCGGAATTGCCATAGCCAAATTTGTCAGGAGCAAGCACCCGGATGCTAATATTCTATTTGTTGGTACCAGGAGAGGCATGGAAGGGAAACTGGTACCTGCAGAAGGATTTAATATAAAGTTCATAAAAGTAAGGGGATTTAAAAGGAGCCTTTCCTTTGACAATCTGGTTGTGGTGAAGGAGCTTTTTGAAGGCCTGAGAGAGGCTAAAAAAATAATAAATGAGTTTAAACCTGATATTGTAATAGGAACAGGAGGATATGTATGCGGACCTGTGGTATATATGGCCTGGAGAATGAAGATACCAACGCTTATTCATGAGCAGAATGCTTTCCCTGGGGTTACTAACAGGATTTTAGCCAGGTTTGTTAATGCTGTAGCAATAAGTTTCAAAGAATCGGAGAAGTACTTCAAACATCCTGAGAAACTGGTATATACAGGCAACCCTATCAGACAGGAAATAATACAGTCTAAGAGGTCCTCTGCTAGAGAAAAGCTTGGTTTAAAACCTGGAGAAAAGCTTGTGGTAATTGCGGGAGGAAGCCTTGGAGCTCAGAAAATAAATCAGGTTGTAACCAGCATGCTTTTGAAGTATGGGAAATTAATTGATTACAATATTATATTTTCAACAGGCAACTCCCAATATGAAACCGTAAAGAAATCCTTGGAGGGTTTTTCCAAACCTTCTATAAAGATTGTTCCTTATATATATGATGCGGCTGATGTGTATGCCGCCGCCGATATTATGGTATGCCGGTCCGGTGCAATTACCTGCAGTGAAGTTACTGTACTTGGACTTCCGGCCATAATGATACCCTCACCAAATGTTGTCGCAAACCACCAGGAGTATAATGCCAGATCATTAGAAAAACAAGGGGCTGCTGTGGTTATTCTTGAAAAGGATTTTAATGAAGAGGTGTTGTATAGTCAAATAGATAAATTGCTTATGGATGAAACAAAGTTACATAAAATGTCTGCTAATTCTAAGAAAATTGGCATTCAAAATGCATCTGAAAAGATTTATGAAGTTATAGAAAAGTTAATAAGTAACGAATAGGGGTGTATAATGGGACACACTTCCCTAAAACAGTAATTTGAGGTATGTCCTAAATTAAGGAAATGGGACACACCTCCTTGTATTAATAAATTGAGGTATGTCCCATTTTTTTTATGTAATGTAACAATTTTTCCAGCCTTGCATAGTATATTATTGTAGTGCGAGGTGGAAGTGTATGAGCAAATTAATTATAACAGGTGGTAAGAAATTAAATGGTGAAATTTTGGTTGAGGGCTCAAAAAATGCCGTATTGCCCATTCTTGCTGCCACTGTATTAAACAGTGGCATTAGTGTCATTAAAAACTGTCCTAAACTCAGGGATGTTGAAGTTGCATTGGAGATATTAAAAAGTGTAGGTTGTAAGATTAAATGGGAAAAAGATGTAGTAACGGTAGATAGTTCTACCATAACTGAGACGAAGATTCCTGTAGACCTTGCTACCGAAATGAGGTCATCCATTATTTTTCTGGGACCTATGCTTGCCAGGTGCGGAAAAGTTACTATAAGCTATCCGGGTGGATGTGTTACTTTATTGACAAAATATATTAAGTTTATATGAAATATTTAATATATGGTTTAAAACAAAGCGCAAAACATGTATAATAGTTCTGAACTATAACTTCAAAATAATATCCATTATTTACCAATTATAATTGGGAAGTTATCAAAATTTGTATCAGGGCTGTAATTTAATAATTAAACAGACGTTTTTTCATAAGGAGGGGAGAGGACTAAGAGTGGAAGAACTTGAAAAAAAACTTTTGGACAGAGCTAAAAATGGGGATGTAGTGGCCTTTGAAGAGTTAATTGAAAAACATCAAAAAAAGGTATTTAATTTGGCTTTAAGAATGCTTGGCAATCATGAAGATGCATATGACATTGCCCAGGAAGTATTTATTAAGGTATATAAGGCTATAAAAAACTTTAAGGAAGAGTCCTCTTTTTCAACATGGATTTATAGAATTGCCACCAATACATGCCTTGATGAATTGAGAAGAAGAAAAAATAAAAACATTGTATATATAGATGAAGATATTAAATCCGAAGATAGTGACATGAAACGGCAATTAGAAGATAGCGGTCCTACTCCAGATTTAATAACTGAAAAGAAAGAAATAAAGAGAATAATCTATAATGCCATAGAAAAACTACCGGATCAGCATAAATCAGCCTTGATATTAAGGGATATTCAGGGATTTAGTTATGAGGAGATAGCAAGGATATTAGAGTGTCCTGAAGGTACGGTTAAATCCCGGATAAACAGAGGAAGAAAAACATTGAAGGAGATGCTTGAAAAAAAGCTGGAACTTATCGACGGATATTACGTCAAATCAGATAAAAAGGAGGTGCGGATAAGATGAATTGTGCTAAAGTAAATATGCTAATGTTTGATTATATAGATAATCAACTTGATTATCAGCAACGTAGCCAATTTGAAGAGCACCTTAAAAATTGCAGTTCATGCAGAGATGAACTGTATAAATATGAATTAATAATAGGATTGTGTAAGGATATTGAAGAAGAGGAACTTCCATCAGATTTTAAAGCTAAATTGCATGAAAGGTTAATAAATGAAAGTAATAATAAAATAGATTTTTCCAGAAAATCCTTATTCAGCAGTAAATATATTAAGACATTTACTGCACTGGCTGCAGGATTGCTTTTAGTAATACTTTTCAGAGGAGTATTTCTTAACCAGTATATATTTAATACAAAGGTAAAAATGGATGATTCATCCGGTAAACTTTCATCTGCGGCTTATTCAGCCTCAGTAAGCCAGGAAGAGCCAAATGTTGCAGAAGATTCTGCAATGGAGGCAGATAATTCTGGTAATGAGTTTTTTATTATGGCAGAGGGAGAAGTAATGCAACATTCTGCAGCCACTACAGATTCTGCCCGGTCTTTTGTAGAAAGAGGCATGTCAGCGACAACCAAGAGTGGTGAAGGGGCCGCCGATGAGAGCATTACCACTGTAGATATAGTATTGAAGTTAGATAACGCAGATTCCAGATTTGAAGATTTAAGGCTTTTTATCATGGATAACGGTGCTGAACCCGTGGAAAAAGAAGAGGACATAAAAAAGGAAGAGAACAGCGATAAAAGTGATGCATTGCAGCAGTATTCAATCTGTACCGGACCAACGCAAAAATATAATGTTATCAATGCAAAAGTGCCGGATATGTTATATGACAGCTTAATGGAGAAACTTACAAAAAGATATGGTACTGAAAACTTAATTATTGAGAATATTAACTCCCAGGATATTGCTCCCTTGAAGAAAGCTCTGACTGACACATTGAATAATATTGATAAAGAATACAAAAATGCTCAGGATATCGATGTAATGAAACAATCTATAAGAGATGAAATTGAGAAGTTAGTCTTTAATGCAGGTTATATGTATATTAACGTAAAGGTCGTTGAAAAAGAAGAATAATAAAAAAAGGAATAGATGAATTGCTATATAAAAACTAGAGTAGGAACTATCAGATGTGAGTCTTGTGTTTAAGATATGTCATTTGAAGAACAGGTCATATGGACGCCTGTTCTTTTTTCGTGTAGAATAAACCATATAGGATAAAATAATAATTAAGATATGCTTTTTATGTATATAATAGGACATTAATAAATGAAGGTTATCGATTGGGGATATACTTATGAAAAATGGGAAATTAATGCTGGTAGATGGTAATAGTATACTCAACAGGGCATTTTACGCTCTGAAGGGAGGGAGTATGCTTGCTACTTCAGATGGTACATATGTTAATGGTGTATATGGTTTCATTAATATTCTTTATAAGTATATGGAGGAAGAAAAACCAGATTACCTGGGAGTGGCTTTTGATTTGAAAGGTCCAACCTTCCGCCATAAAGAGTTCTCGGACTATAAGGCAAACAGAAAAGGTATGCCGGAAGAATTAGCCATGCAGGTCCCTATAATAAAAGAAGTGCTTGATTGTATGAATATTAAAAGATTGGAATATGAAGGTTTTGAAGCCGATGATATACTGGGGTCAGTATCCCGGTGTGCTGAAGAACAGGGACTGGAAGTTGTAATACTGACAGGGGACAGGGACTCTCTGCAGTTGGCTTCGGAGACCACCAGAATTAAGCTTCCTGTTACAAGAGGAAAATCAACTGATACCGAAGAATATGATTATAACAAAGTAATAGAACGATATGGAATAACGCCTTCACAATTTATAGATGTTAAAGGCCTTATGGGAGATCCTTCGGATAATATTCCAGGTGTACCGGGTATTGGTGAAAAAACAGCCTTGGAACTTATAAAAACTTACGGAAGTATTGATAATGTATTTAATAATATTGATAATATAAAAAAGCCCAGTATCAGAAAAAATCTTATTGAATATAAAGAACAGGCTTTTTTAAGCAGAAAATTAGCATGCATAGACAGGCAAATGCCGCAATTATGCAAGATAGAAGAATTAAAGATTAAAGAATTTAATAATGAAAGACTGTATAAATTATTCACCCGGCTTGAATTTAAAAGTATGATTGAAAAATTCGGGCTTGAAGAAAAAGTTTCTTCAGAAGCACCAAAAATTGAATTATGGGTTGTTAATCATTCAGATGACTTGATTTCCCTAAAAAAAAGAATAATAGAGTCAGGGATGTTTTCAATATTTCCTCTTATTGACAGAATCAATAATTTTGAATCTAAAATTATTGGGGCAGGTATCTCCTGTGACGAGGATAAAGCATGTTATATAAGCCTAAACGGGAACTTAAAGGAAGATGATTTTTTAATTAATTTTAAAGACATATTAGAAAACGAAAATATTAAAAAAATCGGTCATGACTTAAAAAGTCTTCTGGTCTATCTTAAGAAAAAGGATATAGAATTAAAAGGACTTGCCTTTGATACTATGATTGCAGCATATTTAATAAATCCTTCAAGGGATACATATACAGTATCAGAGTTGGCAGGAGAGTATCTGGAAAGTACAATAACATCCGTTGAAGACCTGGCAGGAAAGGGAAAAAACTTTGTACATTTTTCAAATATGAAAACAGAAATAATTTCTCCTGCCGCAGCAGCCTATGCAGATGCTATACTGAAGCTTTATCCCAGGCTTGATTCTCTGATTATCCAATGCAATCAGAGAGAATTGTATTACGAGATAGAGCTTCCTCTTGTCGAAGTGTTGGCAGATATGGAGAACTGGGGATTCAAGATTGATACTGAAAAGTTAAAGAAACTTTCTGGTGAATTGCAGGAAAAGATTGATTTACTTACTCAAGAAATATATATGCTGGCAGGCGAGCAGTTTAATATTAATTCAACCAAACAGTTAGGGGTAATACTGTTTGAAAAGCTTAAACTGCCTATACTGAAAAAAACAAAAACTGGTTATTCAACTGATGCAGAAGTGCTTGAAGAGCTATCTGACCGTCATGAGATTGTATCAAAAATACTGGAATACAGACAATTGGTAAAACTTAAATCCACTTATGTGGATGGATTGCTGCCATTGATTAATCCATATACAGGAAGAATACATTCCAGTTTTAATCAAACTGTCACTTCAACAGGAAGAATAAGCAGTACAGAACCAAATTTGCAAAATATTCCTATAAAGCTTGTAGCAGGCAGGGAAATAAGAAAGGTATTTATACCTGACGGAGATGAATATATATTATCAGATGCAGATTATTCTCAGATAGAGCTAAGGGTACTTGCCCATATTACCGGGGATGAGAACATGATTAAAGCTTTTGTCAACAATGAGGATATTCATACATCTACTGCGGCCAGTGTTTTTGGGGTACCCATTAAAAAGGTCACGCCCATTATGAGATCAAACGCAAAGGCAGTTAATTTCGGAATAGTATATGGAATAAGTGATTTCAGCCTTGCCAAGGATTTAGGTATTACCAGGAAAGAAGCTAGAAGATACATTGACGGGTATCTGAGCAGATATCCAAAGGTTAAACAGTATATGCATGATATTGTTGCCGAAGCTTCAGAAAAAGGATATGTGACAACATTATTTAACAGAAGACGATATCTTCCTGAATTAAAGTCAAAGAATTATACTATCAGGTCTTTTGGCGAAAGGGTCGCACTGAATGCCCCCATCCAGGGAAGTGCTGCAGATATTATTAAAATTGCAATGGTGAAGGTATACAAAGAATTAAAGGCCAGACATTTGCGTTCAAGGCTGATTCTGCAAGTACACGATGAGCTTATTGTAGAAACTCATATAAATGAAAAAGAAGAAGTTGAAGATATAATAAAGGAATGTATGGAAAACGCAGCAATACTGAAAGTGCCGTTGGTTGTTGAGGTAAAGACCGGAAAGAGCTGGTTTGAGACCAAGTAGGGGGGATGCCATTCAAATGTTCCGATATAATTACATAACA
Protein-coding sequences here:
- a CDS encoding sigma-70 family RNA polymerase sigma factor, with product MEELEKKLLDRAKNGDVVAFEELIEKHQKKVFNLALRMLGNHEDAYDIAQEVFIKVYKAIKNFKEESSFSTWIYRIATNTCLDELRRRKNKNIVYIDEDIKSEDSDMKRQLEDSGPTPDLITEKKEIKRIIYNAIEKLPDQHKSALILRDIQGFSYEEIARILECPEGTVKSRINRGRKTLKEMLEKKLELIDGYYVKSDKKEVRIR
- a CDS encoding zf-HC2 domain-containing protein codes for the protein MNCAKVNMLMFDYIDNQLDYQQRSQFEEHLKNCSSCRDELYKYELIIGLCKDIEEEELPSDFKAKLHERLINESNNKIDFSRKSLFSSKYIKTFTALAAGLLLVILFRGVFLNQYIFNTKVKMDDSSGKLSSAAYSASVSQEEPNVAEDSAMEADNSGNEFFIMAEGEVMQHSAATTDSARSFVERGMSATTKSGEGAADESITTVDIVLKLDNADSRFEDLRLFIMDNGAEPVEKEEDIKKEENSDKSDALQQYSICTGPTQKYNVINAKVPDMLYDSLMEKLTKRYGTENLIIENINSQDIAPLKKALTDTLNNIDKEYKNAQDIDVMKQSIRDEIEKLVFNAGYMYINVKVVEKEE
- the murG gene encoding undecaprenyldiphospho-muramoylpentapeptide beta-N-acetylglucosaminyltransferase, with product MNVLISGGGTAGHINPGIAIAKFVRSKHPDANILFVGTRRGMEGKLVPAEGFNIKFIKVRGFKRSLSFDNLVVVKELFEGLREAKKIINEFKPDIVIGTGGYVCGPVVYMAWRMKIPTLIHEQNAFPGVTNRILARFVNAVAISFKESEKYFKHPEKLVYTGNPIRQEIIQSKRSSAREKLGLKPGEKLVVIAGGSLGAQKINQVVTSMLLKYGKLIDYNIIFSTGNSQYETVKKSLEGFSKPSIKIVPYIYDAADVYAAADIMVCRSGAITCSEVTVLGLPAIMIPSPNVVANHQEYNARSLEKQGAAVVILEKDFNEEVLYSQIDKLLMDETKLHKMSANSKKIGIQNASEKIYEVIEKLISNE
- the polA gene encoding DNA polymerase I yields the protein MKNGKLMLVDGNSILNRAFYALKGGSMLATSDGTYVNGVYGFINILYKYMEEEKPDYLGVAFDLKGPTFRHKEFSDYKANRKGMPEELAMQVPIIKEVLDCMNIKRLEYEGFEADDILGSVSRCAEEQGLEVVILTGDRDSLQLASETTRIKLPVTRGKSTDTEEYDYNKVIERYGITPSQFIDVKGLMGDPSDNIPGVPGIGEKTALELIKTYGSIDNVFNNIDNIKKPSIRKNLIEYKEQAFLSRKLACIDRQMPQLCKIEELKIKEFNNERLYKLFTRLEFKSMIEKFGLEEKVSSEAPKIELWVVNHSDDLISLKKRIIESGMFSIFPLIDRINNFESKIIGAGISCDEDKACYISLNGNLKEDDFLINFKDILENENIKKIGHDLKSLLVYLKKKDIELKGLAFDTMIAAYLINPSRDTYTVSELAGEYLESTITSVEDLAGKGKNFVHFSNMKTEIISPAAAAYADAILKLYPRLDSLIIQCNQRELYYEIELPLVEVLADMENWGFKIDTEKLKKLSGELQEKIDLLTQEIYMLAGEQFNINSTKQLGVILFEKLKLPILKKTKTGYSTDAEVLEELSDRHEIVSKILEYRQLVKLKSTYVDGLLPLINPYTGRIHSSFNQTVTSTGRISSTEPNLQNIPIKLVAGREIRKVFIPDGDEYILSDADYSQIELRVLAHITGDENMIKAFVNNEDIHTSTAASVFGVPIKKVTPIMRSNAKAVNFGIVYGISDFSLAKDLGITRKEARRYIDGYLSRYPKVKQYMHDIVAEASEKGYVTTLFNRRRYLPELKSKNYTIRSFGERVALNAPIQGSAADIIKIAMVKVYKELKARHLRSRLILQVHDELIVETHINEKEEVEDIIKECMENAAILKVPLVVEVKTGKSWFETK
- a CDS encoding UDP-N-acetylglucosamine 1-carboxyvinyltransferase gives rise to the protein MSKLIITGGKKLNGEILVEGSKNAVLPILAATVLNSGISVIKNCPKLRDVEVALEILKSVGCKIKWEKDVVTVDSSTITETKIPVDLATEMRSSIIFLGPMLARCGKVTISYPGGCVTLLTKYIKFI
- the ftsW gene encoding putative lipid II flippase FtsW; amino-acid sequence: MKAQKPVDFWIFMSVLILLSVGLVMVFSASAPTAYNTTQDAYYILKRQLLYAVIGVIGMLVASVIDYRKLRKLSPLILVLSIGLMILALVPGIGRETKGTWRWIYIGNFQFQPSEVAKLAIILFFSHSLSKRKDKLDSFFKGLFPYLVLLGIFVIILRYQRHMSATIIIVSVAFILLFGAGAKIRHFLIMVIPAVAGIGIIIFFTDYMRDRIEAYINPWSDLQGAGWQAVQSLYAIGSGGLFGRGLGRSMQKFLYLPEPHNDFIFSVMAEELGFIGVLAVLMLFLIFIWRGIRVALNAPDMFGCLVALGITSLIAVQSLFNVAVVTASVPPTGVSLPFFSSGGTSLLLFLYEVGILLNISRYSNIEKI